CCGGGAAGCGCTTCGAGATCGCCTGCTACCGCAACAAAGTCATGGGTTGGCGGAGCGGGGTGTGAGTacgggccggggccggggccggggccggggccgggcggGCGCTAGGGCGGAGAAGGGCGATATGGGGTAGGGCGTGGAGGGAAGAtgggggggctggggccgggtgggGGGAGGTCTGAGGCAGGTGCAGgactgctggggaggaggggagtccggtgtgggtgcagggctggggaggggtgaggggctggggacgtttgaggggttggggtgggacCCCCTCGCTAGGGGGTTTCTGGAGGGGAGAAGACTCGGATATCtgagggctgggagggagaggggtgaaTGCCCCAGGTGGTGCTGAGAAGTGTCTTATCTAAATAGGTGCCTGTCAACATCCAGCTCCTAGTGAAATGGACCAGGCCAGGACTCACCAGTAACCTACTTCTCCAGCTAGTGCCAACACTTACAGAGCAGGGGTAACTTGCCCTCATCCCACTGGAGGAGAGATTTCCACCCAGGCATTGGGGGAGGTGTTTGTAGAGTGCAGGGAAGCTAGGAGTTGGCCGGCCCTGCCCTGAgtcatctgatgaagtgtgtattcacccaggaaagctcatgctccaaacggtctgttagtctataaggtgccacaggattctctgctgcttttacagagccagactaacagggctacccctctgatacttgacagaggGTCTGAAAGCATCTCCTTTGTCTACCTGAGGGCCCTCTCGAACTTGAAGATTAATATGCTAGAGGCATGGCATCAATGCACATAAGTTAAAGCATGAAGATGCTCTGATTCAGGAGTAAACAGTTTTAGCTTCCTGTAATTAAGCATGGTCTACATTCacgctatgtctacattaccacttatgtcagtgtaagtCAGTGCCCGAGAGACATAAGTGGCATGGACCTAATCACCGCTGTGGACAGCACTATGGCGGTGGGACAGCTTTTTCCATTGATATAGCCGCCCCGCCGCTTGTTGAGAGTAGATTAACTGAGTTGATGGGAGAGGTCTCTCCCATCTTCTTAGAGCGGCTACAGTAGAGAGAGAACAGCAGCACTCTCTAGTATAGCCATAGTCTTCAAAGTTAGGCTGAGGTAGCTATATTagtcagggatatgaaaaaacaCACCGTGGAGTGCTGTTTGTCAACGGAAGAATGCTTCTATCAACCTAGTTAATGTCAGTTGGGAAGGTGGTGTTCCTGCATtaatggaaaaatcccttctgttgGCATAGGCCGCATATCTGCTATGAGGTTATGCCAGCGTAGTCCCCTGGATCCTCCTTGCCCTTTGAAGGTATCTTTACACCTTTAGTGTATTTGCCTTAACTTTTCTAAGTCTCCTCCTATCCTCTGCATGAGGAAGTGTCCCTCCTTTAAAACGGTAGCTCCTTCTCTTCTTGTGAATGTTGTTTTACTTCAAGATTTAGAAATACTGTCTGTTGCCACTGCCAGTTTTGACTGCTCTTATTTGGAAAACATTGATCAATTTTGTTTGTTGCAATGTTTGTACAGGGACTTGCAGTTGGCAGTGCTTGTTTTATGTTTCTGCACCAGTAATATTGAAGTGGCAAGCGCAGTTTGAGAATAAAGACCCCTGCCTGCAGTCACTATGACTCAAAAACACCCATTTCATATGTCTTTTTCTCTGGGACTTATATTATCGCTATCAGCATAATGTTTGAGTGCCTGTTGAGAGGCTTTTATATTTCATTGTCTCAACCATGTTTTTTCTTTAGCTTCTCTGACATAGCTAAGggtttaacttttttaaaaaatcagactaGTCccacaaaattaatattttatgtgTCATACTTGGAGTACTAAAGGATCATTAATGGCTGCACAAACTTAATTAGCCATTGCTTAACCCCAGCAGCtacattttttttgtgaaaatcaacccttaaaataaatgttgacattttttaaaaattccagtgaaaataGTTTTCtataaacaaaaacattctgCAGTGCATGCAACACAAATGTTTCAGCATTGAGAACCAGAATATGAGAATGACTTAATTTATTTTCATGGTTCGAGCTGCAAGTGATTGAAAGTAAACAAGCACTATAAACTAGAGGAGATGTTAAAGTTCTTTCCTTTTTAGTAACCAACCTGGTGATAGTAATCTGGGAAGGAAATTTGTTTCTCATTTATGTCACTTGATGGTGTCCTTCAGAAGTTAGTAATGAATTAACCACTCCATAAAGCTACAAAAGGAATCTCCATGTTGTGTTAGATATAGTTAGGCTTACGGAGGGCCCCGAACAACATTGCTCCTGGTGAGAAGGTCCCATAGCTGCCCACACTCAAGTTCCCAGCTTCCACTAATTGGTGCCCTAGCCTCAGATGCAGCGTAGCAGCCACAAGACTACTCCCTGCTAGCTAATGCTATGCTTGTACATGTTTTCTAATTGTGAATACAATTGTTATTTACCAGTGAAAAAGACATTGATGAAGTTCTACAGACCAACACAGTATTTGTAAACGTCTCTAAAGGTCAAGTTGCAAAGAAGGAAGATCTCGTCAAAGCTTTTGGAACTGATGACCAAACAGAAATCTGCAAGATGGTAGGTCTTCTATACATGAAAGCATAAAGTTAACACACCTTATTGTGAATCACAAAAGATTCTAGCCTGCCTCCACTTAAAATTTAGCTAAACTGAATATCCAGCTGTCAATTGATGCTGTTAGAGTTTAATGACTTTTCTAGtatattacattttgttttggttttttttctattattGATCACAGTTTTGGGtaaacacattttttcccttctctttggaAATAAAGTGTTTTAAATGTGTGCTTTTCAGCAACACCACTTTGTGCTGGTCATATGTTCCTCACAGATCTTGTGAACAAAGCAGGGTCATATCAGATCAGTAGACTGATGGGGGATGTCCGTGCAATGCCTAGTTGTTATAGCCGGTGTGTTGCTGATCCAGTAAAGGATACTTTTCCCTTTCAGTCACTACTGAACCAGCTTCTTGGGGGGTGGGCATTCTTCTTGATATCTGATCTTTCCAGTGAGATATTTATAAAACTGAGTTCTGACCACTTGCACTTTTTGTATAGCATCATTAGGATGCATTGTCCTTTACAGACATGTTGAAGcaaggtccctgtcccaaagaattttAACTAGACCAATTTCTAATGGAAGATAGGGATGGAGGAAGAGATGTAATAAAGTTTTGTTTCACAAGTGTCTTGAtccaaaagatttttttgttatattgGTCTATTTATAATGTACTAGGAATGAGTAGGGATGAATAGTAAATCTGCATTTTTAATCAAACAAGATATTCAGTAATGctgtttattttgaaattgtttcagttttcaagATAAACctgttacttttatttattttttttggtcccCTTGTTGGTACACTTATATAAACTGTTAACTTCATTTGTAGGATCTGACCCTTATCTGAAAAACACTAGTTTCCTTTTTATAGTTTAATGAGACAAGCATTACACTTTTggataaggtttttttttcttgtattatgaaaaaaTTCTAGTGTTATACTTGACATGCTGCAGAATAATCTAGTCAGGTTAAAGATCTATACACAAATTAAGCTAAGACATACCGTAATTGTTactttgaaaacaaataaataactttcccAGAGCTAGGATTTCTATTCGTCAGTCAAATAtgtattattactatttaatagACTTTTTCATTCTTGATTAATCACTTCTAGATTTTAACAAAAGGGGAGTTGCAGGTATCTGACAAAGAGCGACACACACAATTGGAGCAGATGTTTAGAGACATTGCAACTATTGTCGCTGAGAAATGTGTGAATCCTGAAACAAAGAGGCCATACACAGTAATCCTTATAGAAAGAGCCATGAAGGATATCCACTATTCTGTTAAACCAAACAGGAGCACCAAACAGCAGGTCTGTATCTGTCCccaaaaattctgttttcacttaaaaGAATTTTTGTGTGTAGTTTCCTTATTAACATCCACAGCAGTCACTTGAGCCTAAATCTAAGGATGGTAAGTGAGCATTCTGTTTGACAGAAAGAGGTGGCATAGGAGCTGAATGTTAGAAAGAAACCCTTGTGATCTGAAACTTCGTAGTTTGGTTTGTATCTGCCCACgaaaggggggaaaggaaacTAACTACAGATTATTAAAGCAGCAACGAAGTTGGGTGTAAAACAAAAGCAAGAATACTCAACGCTTATGCTCTCTTTTTACCTCCTGTTGTTCAGTGGGACAGTGTGTTTATCCTTAATTTTGAATGTCCTGAATTTTATCGTTTTGATATAACTACCTTGTTTAACAACATTTCCAGCTTTTCTGACACCTTAAGTCCAATTCCGGCACTACTTCGATAAGATTTGCCTTTTCATGTTAATCAGTTCTGATTAGACTATACCAAATGTATTCCTGGAGAATTCCAGTGGATGGTACCAAAGAGTGTTTCGTGAGCATCTATAAGCAGTTGTAAATAATGCTAAACCTGAGTGTGGGATATGGTGCTATGTAAATAATAAATGAGCATATGCCAATTTCATTTGTAGTTAATGTCTTTGCAGGCTTTGGAAGTGATCAGACAGTTAAAGGAGACTATGCAGATTGAGCGGGCTCACATGAGACTGCGGTTCATTCTCCCAGCAAAAGAGGGCAAGAAGCTAAAAGagaagctcaaaccactgatcaaAGTTATAGAGAGTGAAGACTTTGATGAACAGTTAGAAATTGTAAGAATCTAGTTTCCATAGTCAATTTTTCTACATTTAGTTGTGTTCTTTTGAAGGCTACATGTAAAATCTGTGTTTGGGTTAGCTGAAATTGTACTAAAGCACTGAAATTGAATTAATCAGAGATGCATAATTTGGAATTTGGgggattgttttggtttttttaattgttcatgGTCTTAGTGACTGCTTTCAAGCCTTAAAAGGCTCAGGACTGTCGGAACGCTTGCTTGAGGAATGAGAGTTCTTGACTCAATCATCTACTGTACCCATATTTGTTGTAGAATTGCTGGCTCAAACTTTGAAAAATACAATGCAGCAACTTTTATCAGTCATGTTTAACTTCCTCCTTTTCTCATTTTGCTAGTCCCCTATATGTTAGGATGGTAAATTTTAATTCTTACAGTGCAAAACACATGCAGCATATCTTACTGCAATTCAGTTCTGACCATACTGTAACTTATTTAAAAGGTATTCCACCAAAATAACTATACATTAAACAAGATCTGTAATTAGTGATACTCTGGGCTACTTACAACAGACTGGGCTTCTTCAGCAATTTCACTGCTGCATCATCAACAAGTTGAGCATTGGCAGGTGCAGCTGCAAAACTCCCTCAAACAAAAGATGGATCCATTTGGATTGTTTAAATATTGACTTTTAGAGATGTGGAAAAGTTTTCTTAAGGCTTAGGGGGTCAGTCATATGTATATTAAATTGCCATAGGAGAAAAGGACACAATGTAGACTAAAATCTTTACTGATTGgtatgtaaaatgtttcaggtgtGCCTCATTGACCCAGGCTGCTTCAGGGAGATTGACGAACTGATCCGGTGTGAGACTAAAGGGAAAGGCTCGCTCGAAGTACTCAGTCTGAAAGATGTGGAAGAAGGAGATGAAAAGTTTGAATAAAACCCTTCCACCTACATCATTTTTGTGGCAAACACTATAAAGAGGCAGAGTTAAGCCACCTCATTCTgttaaggtttttgtttttccaacCTATTGCTGTCACTAGCTCTATTTGGGATAATTCCATGCCGTGTTTCCTTGCATTTGTCTGGGTAACAAGTGCCTTTTGATAAAGAGATGTTTGAGTGTTCGATTTGCACTAAGGATAAAGTTATAGGACTTTCCGGTGAAAGGCTATACTAGCTTTGTTTTGGTGTTGGTATTGATTATATCTGTGTTCAACTGCGCCAAGTCCTTTCCCCTTTAATTTAGTGCTGGTGGAAGGCTGCGTATATCCCAGAGATCTTTACTGCATATGAGGAGAAGCATGCACAGCCAAAAGAATTAAATTAAGTATCACTCTTAAAACAGTGCATGGAGTTAAGGTGTATATTATTTACCTTCTTTAATGGCATCATTAAATATGTGTGACCTAGACTGCCACATACTACTGTTAGAGAAGTTTCACTATTTGTGAATAGAGGACCATTCTATATTTTATTCATGggacatatataaaatatacatccTAACTTGGAAAAAAGTGTTTCCCTAATTCATTCTTTCAACTGTTAAATGAattataaaatatacataaagTATTTTATAGGATCTGGCACTAGGGTAGTGGTCTTTTATGCTTCTGTGAGGCTGAAGCTGTGCTCCCAAAATATGCATAAATTCACTACTAAAATAAACCTGATCTAGGCTAGGTCAAGGCATCTGCTCCTTCAGATAGACAAGCTCCCAGTGTACCCTAGTTTTCCCCTGCTGGAGGTTTATATATGTTCTTTATCTTATCCAAAATAAAAGCCAAAGTACTGTAAACTTCTCTAGTATCTTCATGTTAGACCCTTTGTGTGTCTTGCTgatgtccacacacacactttctaccAACCCACCTGCTGCAGAACGTACAGCACTCTAAACTACTTCCTTGCTGAAATTACAGAGCAGTTTTTCAAACTAGATAGTATATGAATAATACAGCTAAGCAACTCCAAGAGATGTATTCTTACTTCCTGAGAGAAAATACAAAATAGAGGGGAAAGAGTAAATGATACTAACTGGACCTACCCAACCATGGATAGTTCAAGGATAAACATGGAGTTTAAATGGAGCCCCTGGCATTAAACAACTGTGACAGTAGTATGATGCAGCAAAACATGCATTAGTTGTTTGGTCCCATTTCTGTTTCTTAGTTTTAGGGGATGAGCAAGTACAGTGGCCACTTGCTGACTCTTAGAGGGAAGTGGCATATGTATTTTGTGACAAAGTTGTCAGCTGTCCTCTGATTTGATGCATACAGTTTCTGTGAAGATGGTCTTAATTTATAACTACAACAAACATATTGCTAACACAAGTACCTAGCAAAGCCCCTCTGTCCCCCTCTCAGGAATTTACCTCCCCTTTAGTCTGACAGCCTGAGCTTGTTCATAGGTCAGATTGCAGGGGAGACCAATAAGAAATTTAGAAGTACTTAAGTTACACTGGAGTTTAAGTCTCATTACTAGTCAATAGGATATGGGTTCCTTAGTCattaagcattttgaaaattgaaattaCCTGTGTGATTTTTTGCTACCATGTTGTCGTATGTGGACATACACTAGACTTAGTGGCTATACACAAACTATACTGGTACAGTTAAGCTGGCAAATTTCCCCTGTTGATAAGCCATTGATTATGCTCATCTTTGAGATGGTTGAGCACCAAAGATACTTATCAGTATTAATATCCCATTGAGATTAACTGAGCAATTCATTCGTCTCACCTAGTGTTTTCGGTTGCCTGTAGCTTCAGCTATCACTACATCCATAATGATTAGAGCGGTTTTTCTTTAGCGATAAAACTTAGCTCCCAAGTTTGCTCTTCAGAAACTAACAGGAGAAAGATGAGTTGCAATAATTTAGCAGAATCCAGTTCACAaacttcctgggggtggggagtttaTCTCCCTGTAAAGCCTTCTCTAGGATTTGGGtgaatttttcaggtttttcctGAGTAGAGGGAGTTCGTTTTcgatttttttgtaatttatgtACAGTTGGTTTGTTTAGTATTTATGGGTCAGGAGGAATGGTTGACAAGTATCAAAATAAACCTTATTGAAGTTGCTGACTCGCCCATGTGCTGATTTTCAGCTCTGCTTTAACTAACACCTGTACTTCCTTGCACATTGTTTTCCTGTATATGGATACAATTCACATTTCAAGAAGATACATGTAGAAGTTTATAATTATTTTACTGTTAGAGGATAAGCAAGTTAAGTGAAGAAGTAGAGATGAAGACTTTTAAAGGAGCATATGTACTACACTTACATTGTCAGTGCTCAGAGCTGAAAAACTTTCAGTATTTTATGCTCTACCTTTAAAGCTAAATCCAagcaatatatacacacacttaaaGCTGACAGAAGGGATTGAGGCTTTATTCAATATACTTTAGATTTTTAACTTAGGACTAGATGTTTATGAATATTAACATCCATTTTTACTGAGTCCTGCATGTTCAATCTATTTTAGCTACAATTTTGTATTGTTTACTTCCACAGAAATCTATATGAAGATCtcagttaaatatacatttaatgCACA
The genomic region above belongs to Chelonoidis abingdonii isolate Lonesome George chromosome 20, CheloAbing_2.0, whole genome shotgun sequence and contains:
- the SBDS gene encoding ribosome maturation protein SBDS encodes the protein MSIFTPTNQIRLTNVAVVRTRRAGKRFEIACYRNKVMGWRSGVEKDIDEVLQTNTVFVNVSKGQVAKKEDLVKAFGTDDQTEICKMILTKGELQVSDKERHTQLEQMFRDIATIVAEKCVNPETKRPYTVILIERAMKDIHYSVKPNRSTKQQALEVIRQLKETMQIERAHMRLRFILPAKEGKKLKEKLKPLIKVIESEDFDEQLEIVCLIDPGCFREIDELIRCETKGKGSLEVLSLKDVEEGDEKFE